The DNA window GGCAATCAGTATCTGGGGGAAGACCTATTTTTCCCAGATTGGCGGTAGGCGCTGTAAGAAATTACTCATTTACAATACCTACCATAATCAGAACATTAAATACTGATGACTTACTTAGGATTAAATTTTATAGAACCATGCAAAGTGGTGGTGGATCAACAGCATTGCAGGGCTCTAGCCTCAATACTATTTCATTTGGGAGCTCATATGGTGCCCCTACCTATACTTTGTCAATAACCAAACTCTGATACCATTGTATTTATTTAATTTTAATATTAAACAGGTGTGAATAATTAACACCTGTTTTTAGTTCATAACCCCATGGTTTAGTTAAGATAGGTATGACTTTATAATCTTAATTTTACTTATTTATTTCTGTTTTTTTACTTTAATAATAGTTTTGAGTTTTTTAATAAGAGAATAGTATTTTGTGTAACTGTACATTCTGGACCGGTTTAGTGAACCGGTTAATTGATCGCTGAAATTAATATCCTTCATCCAAATATAAATGTCAATATTTGATGGGATTCTTAATTTCTTCCTTAATCTGTTCTTTTTTGTTTGTACGGACTGCGGTTGTAAAAGGGTATATTGAGCAATATCCTTACTTGAAAAATTGAGAAATAACAAGGCGCAAAACCGTAATTCACTGACAAGCATCTTGGGTTCTATTTTTAAAAGTTTTGGAAAAAAATCAGGATAAGCTTCCTGAAATCGGTTAAGAAATTCCGGATCATTGTTTTTAGCCAGCCGTACTACTTCCTCAAAATCAATATTAAGTTTTTTATTTAATAATTTTACTTCTTGATTTTTTTCATTTAAAACTTTTTGTTCTGTGCGGGCTCTTTTAAAAATATATACAGAAATAACGATTATCAATAGGATCACTACAATAATAATATTAACTAAGAAATCACTCTTGGATTTTAGTTTTTCTTCTTTTTTTGTCACTAATTCTTTTACAATATTTTCCGTTGAATGCTCAGAACTGGTATTTAAGCTGTCTTTTATGGAGGTAAGTTTCTTATAAACTTTTCTGTATGATTCTTTATCGTTGATTTTCAGATATACCTGAGATAATGACCGATTTAAATCCGATATTACATGAATGTTTTTTGTCTCTTTAGTCAGTTCCAATGCTTTTTTATAAAAACTAATGGCTGAGGCATAGTCTTTTCTCCTTTCACAGATTATACCCCTTAGTTGATACGTTTTTGCATTACTGACTAAAGTTAACTTTTTAGATTGTGCTTCTACTTCGCTTAAATATATATCTGCAGAGTCAATTTTATTTTCATCAATTTTAACTTCCACCAATGCTAAATGGGCCAAATCTGACATATTTTGCATTTTTGGGCTTCTATGGTGCGGTAATATGTTAATTGCTTTCCTAACACTTAGGGTGGCTGAATCAAATTGTCCTTTGGCCCTGTACGTTACACCGAGATCAATGAATATAGATGCTTTATTGTATATTCTTATTGAATCAACAGTGATCTTATCTGATAATTCAGCCACTTCTTTAAGCTCTGCAACGGCATCTGTATAAAGACCTATTGCAATATAATTATAACTGATAAGATGTTTTATTTTCATCTCTGTATAAACATCGTCTTTAGTATACTTCTCCGTTTTTGCCTGATTTAAATATTCCAAACTTTTTTTATAGTTCCCTTCAAAAATGGAAATATTGGAAAGATTTAAATAGCTTAACGTAATTCCTTTTGAGTAATGGATTTGTTTAGATTTTTCTAAAATATCCTCATTCCCTTTTAAATATAAATCATGTTTTCCTGTAAGTGATAAGGCATTTACTTCCGTAATTTTTGAATCAATATATTGGGGCGTGATCTTTTCCTGGGCAAACAGACAAACAGGAAATAAAAAGAAGAAAATTTTCATCATAGTTTACGGATTATAAAAAATGTTTTGGCTAATAACTGATTGTATATATCTTTTCTGATTGAATTTTTTTATTGATAAATTATGAATCCAATACATTGATAAGTGGGATGTCAGCAATATGAATTTATTCAATTGATGACGTATATAAAGCTAGGGAATATTTTAATAAAAGCATATAATTATAAAATGGGTTAATAGGTTTTATACATTTATCTTTAGTGATTAGGATTAATCATTTCCTCCGTTGTTACAATACGTAATAGTAAATCCCACTTATTGAAAGCAATATTAAGAATTTGGGTGACTTAAAACTATAAGGGACATATGACATAGGTATTACATGTTCAAATTTTTCAGAAATTTTAATAGGAGAAATTCATTTAATTTTTAGGAATCAATATTTAGGAGCATGTATAGCTTCTTTTCTTTTTAAACAAGCAAAAACTATTAACTGATTATGTGATTGGAAGCAGTTTATTTAATTGTCATATCTGTGTAATATATTTTTTTTTCTTGTGTTTGGGATAATGATATATTTTTGGGGTATTAATATGCAATATATTTGATAATCAGAATGATAGTCAGTGTGTTGCGAAAATATAATAAAATGAAAAAAATATTTTTACCTCTGATTTTACTTATCTCAGTTACTGCGTATTCGCAGGTTGGTATCAACAACACAACGCCTAGTGCGTCATTAGATGTTGTAAGTAAAGGAAATACAAATGCAACAAAAGCATTGGAAATTAATGATAATACCAATAAGGAATTGGTAAGTGTATCAGATACCGGGGTTGTACGTCTTGAAAACTATAAAAGTTACAGCTTTTTGGGAACTGATTCCAATGGTAATCTGAAAGACGGAGCTGCATTAAATATTCCAAGCATGGCAGCTATCGGGACAATAATAGGAGATTCATCTTTAGAGAACGCAAATGTTTTTTATACCATACCATTTACGATAAATAAAATAAATGCAGATAATCTTACTTATAATAATGGTATTTTTACGGTAAACAAAGCAGGATATTACTCAATCACGAGCTATAATTATATAGTACTGACAAACGGAGGCGGTAGCGCTCAATCACAAATATTTAAGAATACAAGTGTTGCTTCTTTAACATTAACCGGGCATGGTGACGGATCGACATTTGTAGGCCATACAACAAACTATACCGGATTTTATGGTGTGGGAGATCAAATAATTATAAAAGCAGATTATACAAGAACATTCAGAGTCTCATCAGGCTCACTCAGTATTGTTTACTACGGATCCTAGGATTCTTAGTGTTTTCTCAATTTTTTTCTTTTAACGATTCTAAAACACAAATGAATCAAATGGCGTCTATACAGGATGTCCCTGTCCTGTATAAGGTGCTATAATAATGCCTGCATATAAAACTTTTTGTAGATGAATTTTAAATATATACACATAGGTAATCTTATTCAGATAAAATTTCAAGAAAAGAAAATAAAAATTGACAGAGCCTGTCTTTTTTTTAAATGCACTGAACACGATATTAAATGTATGTTTAAGGAAGAAAGTATTTCTGTAGACATTCTTCTTAAGTGGTGTAAATTATTGGAATATGACTTCTTTAGGATATATTCCCAGCACTTGATCATGTATTCACCTCCTGCATCTATTAATTATAATAAGTCCACTTCTAAACTTCCATCTTTTAGGAAAAACATCTACACAAAGGAAATTATAGAATTCATTCTAAATCTGATGGCAACAGAACAAAAAACGAAAAAGCAGATCATAGAAGAATATAATATACCTAAAACGACTTTGTATAAATGGCTTATTAAGCATTCGGAATCGAAAATTTAACTATGATTTATGAAGAAATATCCTGATCATAAAAGAATTTATGAGGATATCTTAAACTCAGAGTATCCTGATAAACTAGCTGAATGTAGTGGAATTCTAAGGAAAAAAACACTTTCGACATTAGATATCATATCACTTAATGTGATAATTTTTGGTCAAAAAGACAGAGAAACTTCACTTGTTAACCAAAGACTTCGTGCTTACAGTTATGAAGCTATTGTAGATATTCTTGAATATCAAAGAAAACACAATATGACAAATTCAGAGATTGCTTTGCATTTTAAAATTAGTAGAAATAGCATTGCCAAGTGGAAGAAAAAATATGAATAATATACTTACTTTAAAAATACAGTTTTTAACCACTGCTTAGGTGATTTACATATTACATACATTTTAGAGCTTTTGAATTCCAACAAAAAACACTTCAATTATACCATTGAAGTACGCCATGGTTATACACCCGTATTTTTTCAAGAAATATACTTTCGCATCTGGCATTGAAGATTATGGTTACTTTTTTTATATAACAAACGAGGTATTGCATCTTTCGGAAAAAGAAGAAAAATCCGTCACGGATATTATCAGTAATGTTGAATAGGAAATAGATGCGAATATGGACTCCTTCAACCAGGATCTTTTGGTATCAAATCTGGATCTCTTACAGAAGTATTGTGACCGTTATCGTATATAGGTTTATCATTAGAATTCAGAACATCCTTCAGCTGATAATATATAAATTTTCTTTTGATACAGAGATTATGTTACAATTTTTCCTGATTCAGCTACTCATATTTAGCTATTTGTCATGAACTTTGCTGTACTTAATGAAAATAAGACCATGCTAAAAATCTTAATTATTGTAACCAATACAGGAATGTACGCCAGCGGTAGATTAGAGACTGGTTTATGGCTAAGTGAATTGACACATATCTATCATGCTGCCAAAGAAAAAGGCTATAAGATTACAATTGCCAGCCCAAAAGGTGGAAGCGTTCCTGTTGATCCGGAAAGCCTTAAAAGATTCACACTCGATAAGATCTCTGAAAAATATTGGACCGATAAGAGCTTTAGGGAATTGCTTGGAAATAGCCACCCATTATCCGATGTTATTCAAAAAGAATATGATTTGGTCTATTTAACTGGTGGGCACGGTACAATGTATGATTTTCCGGATGACCCAACTATACAATTCATTATTAAAAATCATTATGAAAAAGGAAAAAAAGTCGCCGCCATTTGTCATGGTGTAGGAGGCTTGCTTAATATCAAGATTTCTAATGGTGAATATTTGATAAAAGGAAAATCCATTACCGGTTTTGACTGGTTTGAAGAAAGTATTGCCAGAAGAAAGCGAGAGGTTCCATTTAATCTTGAAGCAGCGATCAAGGAACGGGGTGCAGATCTTAAGAAAGCTTTTATTCCGATGACTTCAAATGTTGTGGTGGACGGAAATCTAATTACCGGACAAAATCCATTCAGTTCCAAAGAAATGGCGAAAATAGTTATTAAAGAGCTTGATAAACAATAGTATAATCTGCGTCGGACGAGAATGAAGCTTTTGAGAATATGGGAGAAAGTAAATAGGCAAGCTGAAATTTAAGGTTAGAATTTGACATTTTATAGATATTGTCTTTGAGTTCCATAAATTCAAATCTTTGTAATTTTCTAGAAAAAGGACATGGCAATGAAAACATTTTTTAGAAAAATTGCAAAACTACAGGAAGATTTAGAGAAGGAACTGGAATTGATTCCAGAAAATACGAGCGATCTTATCAGTTCCGGAGAGATGGCTCTTTTGAAAATTGATGATGCCATCAGGAGTGTTAAAAAGTTGGTTAAAGGTACTACATTTGAGAGTATTGCCGATGAGGTATACTTTTTTAAAGATGTAAAGCCATTTTTTATCTCCAGGTATATTTTCTACTCCAATCAAATAAGAATCGAGAGCCTGAAACCCTCAGGGAGTGAAAAAGTTCTTAAGAAGTATTATACAGGCGAACTTCACAGGTTAAAATTATACTACGCTGAAAACAGTGAGCTTTATAACTACTATCGCAGAAACGCTACATATTTGGATCATAAATATTTTACAAGAAAATCATTTGATCTGAAAATGAATCTGCCCACAAGTCTTTACGATTTTGATGAAGATTTTACGACTTCTCATGATCATAAAGTCTCGGTATTACTGGGCTATGAAATGTTAGATACTTACCTTTTGGAAGCTATTAATGGTATCAGCAATCCCCCTCTCGCTGATAAGAAATTCAATATATCCTGGACCTCTTCTAAGGTTTCATTAATAGAACTGATGTATGCGCTGCACTTAACCCAATGCCTTAACGGTGGGAATATCGACTTTAGTGAAATGGTAAG is part of the Chryseobacterium paludis genome and encodes:
- a CDS encoding type 1 glutamine amidotransferase domain-containing protein, producing MLKILIIVTNTGMYASGRLETGLWLSELTHIYHAAKEKGYKITIASPKGGSVPVDPESLKRFTLDKISEKYWTDKSFRELLGNSHPLSDVIQKEYDLVYLTGGHGTMYDFPDDPTIQFIIKNHYEKGKKVAAICHGVGGLLNIKISNGEYLIKGKSITGFDWFEESIARRKREVPFNLEAAIKERGADLKKAFIPMTSNVVVDGNLITGQNPFSSKEMAKIVIKELDKQ
- a CDS encoding RteC domain-containing protein, whose amino-acid sequence is MKTFFRKIAKLQEDLEKELELIPENTSDLISSGEMALLKIDDAIRSVKKLVKGTTFESIADEVYFFKDVKPFFISRYIFYSNQIRIESLKPSGSEKVLKKYYTGELHRLKLYYAENSELYNYYRRNATYLDHKYFTRKSFDLKMNLPTSLYDFDEDFTTSHDHKVSVLLGYEMLDTYLLEAINGISNPPLADKKFNISWTSSKVSLIELMYALHLTQCLNGGNIDFSEMVRWAEKAFDIDLGNFYKTVGEIKSRKYNTTKFLQLLTENLNKAFIEE
- a CDS encoding helix-turn-helix domain-containing protein — translated: MKKYPDHKRIYEDILNSEYPDKLAECSGILRKKTLSTLDIISLNVIIFGQKDRETSLVNQRLRAYSYEAIVDILEYQRKHNMTNSEIALHFKISRNSIAKWKKKYE
- a CDS encoding tetratricopeptide repeat protein; translated protein: MMKIFFFLFPVCLFAQEKITPQYIDSKITEVNALSLTGKHDLYLKGNEDILEKSKQIHYSKGITLSYLNLSNISIFEGNYKKSLEYLNQAKTEKYTKDDVYTEMKIKHLISYNYIAIGLYTDAVAELKEVAELSDKITVDSIRIYNKASIFIDLGVTYRAKGQFDSATLSVRKAINILPHHRSPKMQNMSDLAHLALVEVKIDENKIDSADIYLSEVEAQSKKLTLVSNAKTYQLRGIICERRKDYASAISFYKKALELTKETKNIHVISDLNRSLSQVYLKINDKESYRKVYKKLTSIKDSLNTSSEHSTENIVKELVTKKEEKLKSKSDFLVNIIIVVILLIIVISVYIFKRARTEQKVLNEKNQEVKLLNKKLNIDFEEVVRLAKNNDPEFLNRFQEAYPDFFPKLLKIEPKMLVSELRFCALLFLNFSSKDIAQYTLLQPQSVQTKKNRLRKKLRIPSNIDIYIWMKDINFSDQLTGSLNRSRMYSYTKYYSLIKKLKTIIKVKKQK